A genomic segment from uncultured Desulfuromonas sp. encodes:
- the rpsC gene encoding 30S ribosomal protein S3, with protein MGQKVHPVGFRLGVIRTWESKWYADEDYARFVHEDLKLRNYLKKRLYHAGISKIEIERAAGKMKLNIYAARPGIIIGKRGSEVEALKQELAKLTDKEIFLNIQEVRKPEMNAQLVAEGVALQLERRVAFRRAMKRSVGQSLRFGAQGIKITCSGRLGGAEMSRTEWYREGRVPLHTIRADIDYGFAEAKTTYGIIGVKVLIFKGEVLSREL; from the coding sequence TTGGGCCAGAAAGTTCATCCTGTAGGGTTTCGCCTGGGTGTCATCAGGACCTGGGAATCGAAGTGGTATGCAGACGAAGATTATGCACGCTTTGTCCATGAAGATCTGAAACTGCGTAATTATCTTAAAAAGCGCTTGTATCATGCAGGTATCTCTAAAATTGAGATTGAGCGTGCTGCAGGTAAGATGAAACTGAATATTTATGCGGCGCGTCCGGGGATCATTATCGGTAAGCGTGGTTCGGAAGTTGAGGCTCTGAAGCAGGAACTGGCCAAACTCACCGATAAGGAAATTTTCCTGAATATTCAAGAAGTTCGCAAGCCTGAGATGAATGCTCAGCTCGTGGCGGAAGGCGTCGCGCTTCAACTGGAGCGTCGTGTTGCTTTCCGTCGCGCCATGAAGCGTAGCGTAGGACAATCTCTGCGTTTTGGCGCCCAGGGAATTAAGATCACTTGCAGTGGTCGTTTGGGTGGTGCCGAGATGAGTCGTACCGAATGGTATCGTGAAGGCCGAGTTCCTCTGCACACCATTCGTGCCGATATCGATTATGGTTTCGCTGAAGCGAAAACTACTTACGGTATTATCGGAGTCAAGGTTCTCATCTTCAAGGGCGAAGTTCTCTCACGAGAGCTGTAG
- the rplV gene encoding 50S ribosomal protein L22 has product MEAKAKLRFVRMSPQKARLVVDMIRGKNVQEALNILRFSPQKPAGIVAALVKSAVANAEQKGVADVDKLYVKTITVDQGPALKRFIPRAQGRASKIRKPTSHVQVVLDEI; this is encoded by the coding sequence ATGGAAGCAAAAGCGAAATTGAGATTTGTCCGCATGTCCCCGCAAAAGGCTCGCCTTGTCGTGGATATGATTCGCGGAAAAAATGTACAGGAAGCGTTGAATATTTTGCGCTTTTCCCCGCAAAAGCCTGCTGGTATCGTTGCGGCACTGGTGAAGTCAGCCGTTGCTAACGCCGAGCAAAAAGGCGTAGCGGATGTTGATAAACTGTATGTAAAAACGATTACGGTCGACCAGGGACCGGCATTGAAGCGCTTTATTCCTCGCGCTCAAGGTCGCGCCAGCAAGATTCGTAAACCAACCAGTCACGTCCAGGTTGTCCTGGACGAAATTTAG
- the rpsS gene encoding 30S ribosomal protein S19 translates to MARSIKKGPYVEESLLRKVDLEGGTTATKVIKTWSRRSTIIPEFVGHTFAVHNGKKFLPVYVTENMVGHKLGEFAPTRTYYGHGADKKSKRK, encoded by the coding sequence GTGGCTAGATCAATTAAGAAGGGACCTTATGTAGAGGAAAGTCTGCTGCGTAAGGTTGATTTGGAAGGTGGAACAACGGCTACCAAGGTGATTAAAACCTGGTCTCGTCGTAGCACGATTATTCCCGAATTCGTAGGGCATACCTTTGCTGTACATAACGGTAAGAAGTTTCTTCCCGTCTATGTTACTGAAAATATGGTAGGTCATAAACTTGGCGAATTTGCACCCACACGGACTTACTATGGTCATGGTGCAGATAAGAAGTCCAAGAGAAAATAA
- the rplB gene encoding 50S ribosomal protein L2, which translates to MAIKKFKPTSPGRRHMTASTFEEVTTATPEKSLLEPLKKSGGRNNNGRITKRHTGGGHKRKYRVIDFKRDKKEIPARVVSIEYDPNRSARIALLSYADGEKRYILSPVGLEVGAEVVASESADIQPGNAMAIRAIPLGTWVHNVELKTGKGGQLARSAGAYAMIAAKEGRYAQLRLPSGEVRLVLQECCATIGQVGNTDHENVKIGKAGRNRWLGKRPQSRGVAMNPVDHPHGGGEGKSSGGRHPVTPWGVPTKGYKTRTNKRTDKFIVRRRNK; encoded by the coding sequence ATGGCGATCAAAAAGTTTAAGCCGACCTCGCCGGGGCGCCGCCACATGACAGCCTCAACTTTTGAGGAGGTAACCACAGCGACACCTGAAAAGTCACTTTTGGAACCTCTGAAAAAGTCAGGCGGACGCAATAATAACGGACGAATTACCAAGCGCCACACAGGTGGTGGTCATAAACGCAAGTACCGCGTTATTGATTTCAAGCGGGATAAAAAAGAGATTCCTGCTCGCGTGGTTTCCATTGAATATGACCCGAACCGCTCAGCGCGTATTGCACTGCTTAGTTATGCTGATGGAGAGAAACGTTACATCCTGTCTCCTGTTGGCCTCGAAGTTGGTGCTGAGGTTGTTGCAAGCGAGTCTGCAGATATCCAGCCGGGGAATGCGATGGCGATTCGCGCCATCCCTCTGGGTACTTGGGTTCACAATGTCGAACTGAAAACAGGCAAGGGTGGCCAGCTGGCACGGAGTGCAGGTGCTTATGCCATGATCGCCGCAAAGGAAGGCCGCTATGCTCAGCTTCGCTTGCCTTCTGGTGAAGTTCGTCTGGTTTTGCAGGAATGCTGTGCAACGATTGGTCAAGTCGGTAATACTGACCATGAAAACGTCAAAATCGGTAAGGCAGGGCGTAATCGCTGGCTGGGTAAGCGTCCTCAGTCTCGTGGTGTTGCCATGAACCCGGTTGATCACCCGCACGGTGGTGGTGAAGGTAAAAGTTCTGGTGGTCGTCATCCGGTTACACCTTGGGGTGTTCCCACCAAGGGTTATAAAACCCGTACGAACAAGCGCACGGATAAGTTTATTGTCCGCCGCCGGAATAAGTAG
- a CDS encoding 50S ribosomal protein L23, with translation MKPLHHIIKKPLVTEKTAIQKEESRVVVFEVAKDANKIEIKQAVEKAFNVKVDDVNTMIVAGKVKRVGRQFGKRPNRKKAYVTLAEGSNIDFFGV, from the coding sequence ATGAAACCTTTACATCACATTATCAAAAAGCCGCTGGTTACGGAGAAGACTGCGATTCAGAAAGAAGAAAGTCGTGTCGTTGTTTTCGAAGTAGCTAAAGATGCAAACAAGATTGAAATCAAACAGGCTGTGGAAAAAGCTTTCAACGTCAAGGTTGATGATGTCAATACGATGATCGTTGCCGGCAAGGTGAAGCGCGTTGGTCGACAGTTCGGCAAGCGTCCTAATCGTAAGAAAGCATATGTAACTCTCGCCGAAGGCAGCAACATCGACTTCTTTGGCGTGTGA
- the rplD gene encoding 50S ribosomal protein L4, translating into MAKVTVYDMQKNQVSERELKDEVFDTEVRPYLVHDMVRYQLAARRQGTAACKNRANVAGGGKKPFKQKGTGNARQGTITAPTHVGGGVAFGPSPRDYAFKLNRKVKKLALCSALSSRFQEQKLTVLSELKLDAISTKSFKQVVDRFDLKDALVVIDAASPEIELSARNLRNVKVLRAEGVNVYDVMKYSNLILTEGAVEQLEGALA; encoded by the coding sequence ATGGCAAAAGTAACTGTTTATGATATGCAAAAAAACCAGGTGTCTGAGCGTGAGCTGAAAGACGAGGTTTTCGATACCGAAGTTCGTCCATACCTGGTTCACGATATGGTTCGCTATCAACTGGCCGCGCGTCGTCAGGGAACTGCCGCATGTAAAAATCGTGCAAACGTCGCCGGTGGTGGTAAGAAACCATTTAAACAAAAAGGTACTGGTAACGCTCGTCAGGGCACCATTACGGCCCCTACTCACGTTGGTGGTGGTGTCGCATTTGGCCCGAGTCCCCGTGACTATGCGTTCAAGTTGAATCGCAAAGTGAAGAAATTGGCCCTCTGTTCAGCCTTGTCCTCCCGTTTTCAGGAGCAGAAGCTGACTGTATTGTCCGAGCTCAAACTTGATGCGATCAGCACGAAAAGTTTTAAGCAGGTTGTGGATCGCTTTGATCTCAAGGATGCTCTTGTTGTAATTGATGCAGCAAGTCCTGAAATTGAACTTTCAGCGCGTAACCTTCGTAATGTGAAGGTGTTGAGAGCTGAAGGTGTCAATGTTTATGATGTGATGAAGTACTCCAACCTGATTCTGACCGAAGGCGCTGTAGAGCAGCTGGAAGGAGCGTTGGCGTAA
- the rplC gene encoding 50S ribosomal protein L3 yields MVNGILGKKLGMTQIFTESGTRIPVTVIEAGPCTVVQKKVVDTDGYDAVQLGFGAQKAHRINKPEMGHFKKAGKGVFSYLREMDGEIAELEVGAEIACADVFAAGDLIDVMGTSKGKGFQGVMKRWNFSGGRNTHGSKFHRAPGAIGCSAWPSRVFKGKKMAGQMGNERVTVQNLEIVDVRADQNLILVKGAIPGPKNGLVTIRKAVKA; encoded by the coding sequence ATGGTTAACGGAATTCTGGGAAAAAAACTGGGCATGACCCAGATATTTACCGAAAGCGGTACGCGCATTCCTGTGACGGTTATTGAAGCTGGACCTTGCACGGTTGTTCAGAAGAAAGTCGTCGATACAGATGGTTATGATGCGGTTCAGCTCGGTTTTGGTGCGCAGAAGGCCCATCGGATCAATAAGCCTGAAATGGGGCATTTCAAAAAAGCTGGCAAAGGTGTTTTCTCCTATCTGCGTGAAATGGATGGCGAGATTGCCGAGCTGGAAGTTGGTGCTGAGATTGCTTGTGCAGACGTTTTTGCTGCTGGTGATCTGATTGATGTGATGGGAACCAGTAAAGGTAAGGGCTTTCAAGGTGTTATGAAGCGCTGGAACTTTTCAGGTGGCCGTAATACTCACGGCTCCAAGTTTCATCGTGCACCTGGTGCAATCGGTTGCAGTGCTTGGCCTTCACGCGTGTTTAAAGGTAAGAAAATGGCCGGTCAGATGGGCAATGAGCGCGTCACGGTTCAAAATCTTGAAATCGTTGACGTTCGAGCTGATCAAAACCTGATCCTGGTGAAGGGTGCAATACCTGGCCCTAAAAACGGTCTGGTCACGATCCGCAAAGCCGTCAAGGCTTAA
- the rpsJ gene encoding 30S ribosomal protein S10: MSSQKIRIRLKAYDHKLLDMAVNEIVDTVKRTGSHLAGPIPLPTVINKYCVLRGPHVNKESREQFEIRTHKRLLDILDPTQQTVDALMKLDLSAGVFVEIKL, from the coding sequence ATGTCCAGCCAGAAAATAAGAATTCGCCTGAAGGCGTACGATCATAAGCTGCTCGATATGGCAGTCAATGAAATTGTTGATACAGTCAAGCGGACAGGGTCCCATCTTGCCGGTCCCATTCCTCTGCCGACGGTTATCAATAAGTATTGTGTACTGCGTGGTCCTCACGTAAACAAGGAAAGCCGTGAGCAATTCGAGATTCGTACTCATAAACGGCTGTTGGATATTCTTGACCCGACACAGCAGACAGTGGATGCGCTGATGAAGCTTGACCTTTCAGCTGGCGTCTTTGTTGAAATCAAGCTGTAG
- the tuf gene encoding elongation factor Tu: MAKEKFERTKPHVNIGTIGHVDHGKTTLTAAITKVMAGQGLAQARAFDQIDNAPEERERGITIATAHVEYETATRHYAHVDCPGHADYVKNMITGAAQMDGAILVCSAADGPMPQTREHILLARQVGVPAIVVFLNKADMVDDEELMELVELEVRELLSAYDFPGDDLPIVAGSALKALEAATGAPEEQCILDLMAAVDSYVPEPERAVDLPFLMPVEDVFSISGRGTVATGRVERGIIKVGEEVEIVGMKATSKTTVTGVEMFRKLLDQGQAGDNVGLLLRGVKREDIERGQVLAKPGSITPHTRFKAEAYILTKEEGGRHTPFFKGYRPQFYFRTTDVTGVVELPEGVEMVMPGDNISMTVQMITPIAMDKELRFAIREGGRTVGAGVVSEIIE; the protein is encoded by the coding sequence ATGGCAAAGGAAAAATTTGAAAGAACAAAGCCCCATGTCAACATTGGCACCATTGGCCACGTTGACCATGGTAAAACCACACTGACCGCAGCGATCACCAAAGTTATGGCTGGTCAGGGTCTGGCTCAAGCGCGCGCATTTGATCAAATTGACAACGCTCCTGAAGAGCGTGAGCGTGGTATCACCATCGCAACGGCTCACGTTGAGTATGAGACGGCTACCCGTCACTATGCTCACGTTGACTGCCCGGGTCACGCTGACTACGTCAAGAACATGATCACCGGTGCTGCGCAGATGGACGGCGCAATTCTGGTTTGTTCTGCTGCTGACGGCCCGATGCCTCAGACTCGTGAGCACATCCTTCTTGCTCGCCAAGTTGGTGTTCCCGCCATCGTTGTGTTCCTGAACAAGGCCGACATGGTTGACGACGAAGAGCTGATGGAGCTGGTTGAGCTGGAAGTTCGCGAACTGCTGTCCGCTTATGACTTCCCCGGTGATGACCTGCCCATCGTGGCCGGTTCCGCCCTCAAGGCCCTCGAAGCCGCTACCGGTGCTCCTGAAGAGCAGTGCATTCTCGACCTGATGGCTGCTGTTGACAGCTATGTTCCCGAGCCGGAACGTGCTGTTGACCTGCCGTTCCTGATGCCTGTTGAAGACGTCTTCTCCATCTCCGGTCGTGGTACTGTTGCTACCGGTCGTGTTGAGCGCGGTATCATCAAAGTTGGCGAAGAAGTTGAAATCGTCGGCATGAAAGCCACCAGCAAAACCACCGTCACCGGTGTTGAGATGTTCCGCAAGCTGCTCGACCAAGGTCAGGCAGGCGATAACGTCGGTCTGTTGCTGCGCGGTGTTAAACGTGAAGACATTGAGCGTGGTCAGGTATTGGCCAAGCCCGGCAGCATCACCCCTCACACTCGGTTCAAGGCAGAAGCCTATATCCTGACCAAAGAAGAAGGTGGCCGTCATACTCCTTTCTTCAAGGGCTATCGTCCTCAGTTCTACTTCCGTACCACTGACGTAACCGGTGTTGTAGAGCTGCCCGAAGGTGTTGAAATGGTAATGCCTGGAGATAACATCTCCATGACCGTTCAGATGATCACCCCGATCGCCATGGACAAAGAACTGCGCTTCGCGATTCGCGAAGGTGGTCGTACTGTCGGCGCCGGTGTTGTTAGCGAAATTATTGAGTAA